A genomic region of Sander vitreus isolate 19-12246 chromosome 11, sanVit1, whole genome shotgun sequence contains the following coding sequences:
- the tmem177 gene encoding transmembrane protein 177 codes for MASRFLKYAVLLQKYRTPLIIASCGGVFAANMFHHVFPEVSYRQLYQAWFKGEPVTLSEKLEDVFQQVLKDYGVSSPKNFSAFASFGFHPVGAGVPWLSRAQIGIPANFNSKSDDPSGITDRTIFINGKAVDWSSETGCALQEALVFSLEAQKFAIAREVARLQSGGPVMNAAVAPFCLGGVWVYSVLMKQLFGLHAGPPLLRGGVNILALGLGAVSYVLTSDAVSQWIDYSSDRRAAGVSRDYAKGGVEFYDKILSRNKTLRALMGQKGEEMYAPSGNLFPAHLLKMKHTPYTSRREGILTLLREEKA; via the exons ATGGCGTCTCGCTTCCTCAAGTATGCAGTGCTTCTTCAGAAGTACAGGACTCCGCTGATTATTGCGAGCTGTGGTGGCGTCTTTGCTGCCAACATGTTCCACCATGTCTTCCCTGAAGTGTCCTACCGTCAGCTCTATCAGGCCTGGTTCAAAGGTGAACCGGTCACGCTGTCTGAAAAGCTTGAGGATGTTTTCCAGCAG GTGTTGAAGGATTATGGTGTCAGCTCCCCCAAGAATTTCTCTGCCTTCGCTTCCTTTGGGTTCCATCCGGTTGGTGCTGGTGTCCCTTGGCTTTCAAGGGCCCAAATTGGCATCCCAGCAAACTTTAACAGCAAGTCCGATGATCCAAGCGGAATCACCGACCGCACAATTTTCATCAACGGCAAAGCGGTGGATTGGAGCAGTGAGACTGGCTGCGCGCTACAGGAGGCACTGGTGTTTTCCCTTGAGGCACAGAAGTTTGCCATAGCACGAGAAGTGGCCCGCCTGCAGTCCGGAGGACCTGTTATGAATGCTGCTGTTGCCCCGTTCTGCCTGGGTGGGGTTTGGGTGTACAGTGTGCTAATGAAGCAGTTGTTTGGGCTCCACGCTGGGCCTCCACTACTTCGCGGGGGCGTGAACATTCTGGCGCTGGGGCTCGGCGCCGTGTCCTACGTCCTCACCTCGGATGCTGTCAGCCAGTGGATTGACTATAGCTCAGACCGGCGAGCGGCAGGAGTGTCCCGTGATTATGCCAAAGGAGGGGTGGAGTTTTACGATAAGATTCTGTCCAGAAACAAGACACTGCGCGCCCTGATGGGGCAGAAGGGAGAGGAGATGTACGCTCCGAGTGGTAACTTGTTTCCTGCTCACCTCCTTAAGATGaaacacacaccatacacaTCCAGGAGGGAAGGGATCCTCACTCTGCTGAGAGAGGAAAAAGCTTGA